One segment of Papaver somniferum cultivar HN1 unplaced genomic scaffold, ASM357369v1 unplaced-scaffold_81, whole genome shotgun sequence DNA contains the following:
- the LOC113345475 gene encoding uncharacterized protein LOC113345475 produces the protein MDKIFQPHLRKFILVFFDDILIYSPSLEDHLIHLQATLQILRDNKLFANFSKCCFGQYEMEYLGHIVTANGVKDDPAKFSAMIDWITPTTVKALRVFLGLTSYYRKFVKYYGLICRPLTDLLKKDSFHWSLAATAAFIQLKYAMPTTPVLALPDFTKQFVLETDACDLGIGVFLMQENIAIAF, from the coding sequence ATGGATAAAATTTTTCAACCTCATCTTAGAAAATTTATTTTGGTATTCTTTGATGATATCCTTATCTACAGTCCTTCATTGGAGGACCATCTCATTCACTTACAAGCCACTTTACAGATTCTCAGAGACAATAAGCTGTTTGCCAACTTCTCCAAATGTTGTTTTGGGCAGTATGAAATGGAGTATTTGGGACATATTGTTACTGCTAATGGGGTTAAGGATGATCCAGCTAAATTTTCTGCAATGATAGATTGGATTACACCTACCACTGTAAAGGCATTGAGAGTTTTTCTTGGTTTGACAAGTTATTATAGAAAGTTTGTTAAGTATTATGGCCTTATATGTAGACCTTTAACTGATCTGCTGAAGAAGGATTCTTTTCACTGGTCTCTTGCTGCCACTGCTGCTTTTATTCAACTCAAGTATGCCATGCCTACTACACCTGTGCTTGCTCTACCTGATTTCACAAAACAATTTGTCTTAGAAACAGATGCTTGTGATTTGGGTATTGGTGTTTTCCTTATGCAAGAAAACATAGCCATTGCTTTTTAA